DNA sequence from the Sinomonas terrae genome:
ATGCTTCAGCCATGCTGGATTTCCTTTGAATTAGTCACTGTTTCCTACGCCAGCACTGCTTCGCCCGAGCTGGCCATGATCTCTTCCTTGCTGGCGGACGGGCCGAATTCGGCCGCGATCTTCCCGCGTCGCATCACGATGATGCGGTGGGCGATGCTCAGGCATTCCCCCACCTCGCTCGTGGAGTAGACGACGGCGAGACCCTCACGCGCGCGCTCGGCGATCAGTCTGAAGACCTCCGCCTTGGCCCCGACGTCGATGCCCCGGCTCGGCTCGTCGAGCAGCAATACCTTCGGGCCGGTCGAGACGATCTTGCCGATGACGACCTTCTGCTGGTTGCCGCCGGAGAGCGAGCCGATCAGCGCGCCTCCGCCTGCCGTCTTGACCCGCACGTCCCGGATGGCGTCCTGGGTGTGCGATCTCTCGAGGTCCCGAGAGACGAACAGTCCCCTGACGAACGTGCCGAGGCTGGCCAAGGAGATGTTCTGACCGACGGTCATGGTCTGCACGAGCCCGTCGCGTTGCCGATCCTCGGGTACGAGGCCCAAGCCTGATGCCAGACGGTCCCTGAGGCTCAGCTTCGAGATCTCGTCCTCGCGCATCCGCACAGTGCCGCCCGCCATCGGGATCCTCCCGGCCACAGCCTCGAGCAGCTCGGTGCGACCCGCGCCCATGAGGCCGTAGATGCACACGATCTCCCCTTCGCGGACCTGCAGGGACATGTGGTCGACGAGCAGCCGTGCCGGCTCCTTCGGATCGGCCACGCTGATCTCGTCGATGTCCAGCGCTACGGGCCCGAACTCGTAGCCCGTGGGCGGAGAACCGAGGTCGAAGTTCTCGCCGACCATGTTCCGCACGATCCACTCGAGGTCGATGTCCTTCGCGAGACCGTTCGCCGTGATCGACCCGTCTCGCAGGACGACGGCGTAGTCGGTCACTTGGAGGGCTTCCTCGAGGTGGTGGGAGATGTAGACGATCGACACCCCACGTGAGGTGAGATCGTCGATGACTCCGAAGAGGATCTCGACTTCAGTGGCGGAGAGCGCCGAAGTGGGCTCGTCCATGATCAGGATGCGGGAGTCGGCCAACAGGGCGCGCGCAATTTCGACGAGCTGCTGCTGGCCGAGCCGCAGCTCGGAGACCGTGGTCAGGGGATTGATGTCGAGGCCGAGCTCGGCCAAGACCTTCCGGCTGCGACGCTCTTCCTCCTTGTAGTCGACGCCGAGCCCAGTGCGGAGCTCAGAGCCCATGAAGAGGTTGTCGCGGACGGAGAGGTTGGGTGCGAGGCTCAGCTCCTGATGGATGATCGAGATGCCGTGGTCCCGGGCATCGTTGGTGTCGGCGAACGTCACCTCTTCCCCGTCCAGGATGATCGTGCCCGAGGTGGGCTGCTCGACGCCGGACAGGATCTTCATGAGAGTGGACTTGCCCGCCCCGTTCTCGCCGAACAGGGTGGTCACCGTGCCCCGGTGGACATCGAAGTTCACGCCCTTGAGGGCCCGGGTCGCGCCGTACGTCTTGACCACGTCCCGTGCCGAGAGCACCGGTGCGCCTTCATGCTGCCGCGTGGTGCGGCTCTGCTCTGACACGGCTACTTCTCCACGTTGATGCGGGACGGAGTGACGTTCCACTGCTGGGGGTTGATCAGCGTGAAGGCACCATAGACCTGGATTGTCTTTCCGGTGAGCGACTGCGCGTTGACGCTGTTGAGCTCTGCCTTCAGCTGGTCGTTGATCGCCGCCCCGGCGTCCTGCAGCTGGATTTGGTTCTGGAAGTTGTTCAACGTGATGTCACCCGTGACGTCACGAAGATCAGTTCCGTTGATCGCCGGGCCGAGCTGGACGCCTACCTTGATTCCCGGGGGGAGCCCGGGGACGGTGATCGGAGTGTAGCCGTCGGGCGGGATCTTGCCGACGACGCCCGTGAACTTCACCGGGATCACGTAGGTCGCGCCGTCGGACGTCTTGCCGTACTTCTGTTCGGCCGCCGTCGGGTCCTTCTCGGCCGCTGCGGCGAGGGTCGCCGCATCCACGGCGTTCTTGTCGATGAAGGCCTGCTGCTTCGGGAACTGCTTCTTGCCGTAGTCAGCGGCATTGAACGCGGCGGGTCCTTGGGCTGCGCCCGAGCCGGCGGGGACGATCTTCGTGCTGAAGAACATCGCCAGCAGGAGCACGATTGCCAGGCCGATCCAGATCCAGCGCTTCGTGGCAGGGCTGAGTCCCTTCCGCTTGGCCGCGATCCGCGTTGTCGTTGTTGCGGTGCTCATCCGATCAGCACCCGCGATTCGGTGTCGTTCGGGCGGATCTGCAGCTTGCGACCCGTGCCCTTGCGGAACATGTCCAGCGCCTCCGAATAGTCGTCGAGAGTGAACGAATGGCTGATCATTGCCTTGGCGTTGATGGCACCTGCCTCGAACAGCTCCACGGCCCGCCCAAACGAGTTCAGGACCGCCATGGTCCCGACAATCGAGATCTCGTCGCGATACACGCGGAAGGGCGAGAACTGGGCAGTGCGGTCGGCGGGTGCTACGCCGAAGTCTTGGAAGAAGCCTGCCGGCTTCACTCGGGTCAGTGCGTCTTCGATCGCCCGGATATTGCCGGTGCAGTCGATGACGACGTCCCACTTCTCCCGGTCCGCGTCGTCGGGCGTGGTGTAACGGAACTCGATTCCGCACTCTTCCGCAGTCTTGAGCCGATCCTCGTTGAGGTCGACGATCGTCACCGTTGCCGCGCCTGCCTTACTGGCCAGCTGCGCCATGAGAAGGCCCATCGTGCCCGAGCCGTACACGAGGACGTGGTCGCCGAGGCGTCGCGGGAGAACATCCCACCCTCGGATCGCGCAAGCGAGCGGCTCGATGAGCGCCGCCTCGTAGAGATCCGTTTCCGGCTTGAGCTTGTAGACGTTGCTGGCGGGCGCGGTGAAGTATTGCTGCGACGCGCCGTCGGAAGC
Encoded proteins:
- a CDS encoding sugar ABC transporter ATP-binding protein, with protein sequence MSEQSRTTRQHEGAPVLSARDVVKTYGATRALKGVNFDVHRGTVTTLFGENGAGKSTLMKILSGVEQPTSGTIILDGEEVTFADTNDARDHGISIIHQELSLAPNLSVRDNLFMGSELRTGLGVDYKEEERRSRKVLAELGLDINPLTTVSELRLGQQQLVEIARALLADSRILIMDEPTSALSATEVEILFGVIDDLTSRGVSIVYISHHLEEALQVTDYAVVLRDGSITANGLAKDIDLEWIVRNMVGENFDLGSPPTGYEFGPVALDIDEISVADPKEPARLLVDHMSLQVREGEIVCIYGLMGAGRTELLEAVAGRIPMAGGTVRMREDEISKLSLRDRLASGLGLVPEDRQRDGLVQTMTVGQNISLASLGTFVRGLFVSRDLERSHTQDAIRDVRVKTAGGGALIGSLSGGNQQKVVIGKIVSTGPKVLLLDEPSRGIDVGAKAEVFRLIAERAREGLAVVYSTSEVGECLSIAHRIIVMRRGKIAAEFGPSASKEEIMASSGEAVLA
- a CDS encoding DUF2291 family protein; translated protein: MSTATTTTRIAAKRKGLSPATKRWIWIGLAIVLLLAMFFSTKIVPAGSGAAQGPAAFNAADYGKKQFPKQQAFIDKNAVDAATLAAAAEKDPTAAEQKYGKTSDGATYVIPVKFTGVVGKIPPDGYTPITVPGLPPGIKVGVQLGPAINGTDLRDVTGDITLNNFQNQIQLQDAGAAINDQLKAELNSVNAQSLTGKTIQVYGAFTLINPQQWNVTPSRINVEK
- a CDS encoding zinc-dependent alcohol dehydrogenase family protein codes for the protein MMRAVVFKSEGNLALEERPKPTPGYKEILIETAAVGICGTDTHVFDGEFEGTVFPLVPGHEATGTIVELGEGVNDGVFDFKVGDHVAVNPSTTCGECEFCLNGHQNLCRFWNGLGVVASDGASQQYFTAPASNVYKLKPETDLYEAALIEPLACAIRGWDVLPRRLGDHVLVYGSGTMGLLMAQLASKAGAATVTIVDLNEDRLKTAEECGIEFRYTTPDDADREKWDVVIDCTGNIRAIEDALTRVKPAGFFQDFGVAPADRTAQFSPFRVYRDEISIVGTMAVLNSFGRAVELFEAGAINAKAMISHSFTLDDYSEALDMFRKGTGRKLQIRPNDTESRVLIG